One Helianthus annuus cultivar XRQ/B chromosome 7, HanXRQr2.0-SUNRISE, whole genome shotgun sequence genomic region harbors:
- the LOC110867254 gene encoding CEN-like protein 1: MSLVVGRVIGDVVDQFTPSVTMDVVYNPQCPVLNGHEIRPNLIATKPRVNIGGVDMRSSYTLIMTDPDAPSPSDPYLREHLHWIVTDIPGTTDATFGREIVSYEKPKPVIGIHRYVFLLFKQRARQSVRRPVARDRFNTRAFSQENDLGLPVAASYFLAQRENAPRRR, encoded by the exons ATGTCCCTTGTCGTAGGGCGGGTGATAGGGGATGTCGTCGATCAATTTACACCAAGCGTGACGATGGATGTAGTGTATAATCCCCAGTGCCCGGTCTTAAACGGCCATGAGATCAGGCCTAATCTCATTGCCACTAAGCCTCGTGTTAATATCGGCGGTGTTGACATGAGATCATCTTATACTCTT ATCATGACTGACCCGGATGCTCCAAGTCCAAGTGACCCATACTTGAGAGAACATCTTCATTG GATTGTCACAGACATTCCTGGCACAACTGATGCAACTTTTG GAAGGGAGATTGTGAGCTATGAAAAACCAAAGCCAGTGATAGGAATCCATCGCTATGTGTTCTTATTGTTCAAGCAAAGAGCTAGGCAGTCGGTGAGGCGACCAGTTGCGCGAGATCGATTCAACACTCGTGCCTTCTCTCAAGAAAACGACTTGGGGCTACCTGTTGCTGCTAGCTACTTCCTTGCTCAACGAGAAAATGCCCCCCGCCGAAGATAA